Proteins encoded by one window of Bacteroidia bacterium:
- a CDS encoding DUF922 domain-containing protein, producing MYRQTICLIALVTFATTTSAQELVDWQEKRLTWDDFEKRNLPHSRTGAITSSGIYFSYLEDDDGINIIVKAQMDKTRSWVNTHSMRDEVLSHEQMHFDIAEIHARLLRQYFTLNNKKFARHNPENIYKKYINRLRRMQDDYDRQTNHGNDMYMQMMWEEKIKLMLTDLEQYSHQEMAWR from the coding sequence ATGTACAGGCAAACTATTTGTCTTATTGCATTGGTAACTTTTGCAACTACCACTTCAGCTCAGGAATTAGTTGACTGGCAGGAGAAGCGATTAACCTGGGATGATTTTGAAAAAAGAAATTTACCACATAGTCGAACAGGTGCAATAACATCGAGCGGTATTTACTTCAGCTATTTAGAGGATGATGATGGAATAAACATTATTGTAAAAGCACAAATGGATAAAACCAGATCGTGGGTCAATACGCATTCCATGCGTGATGAAGTGTTATCGCATGAACAAATGCATTTCGATATTGCTGAAATTCATGCACGCCTGTTACGTCAGTACTTTACATTGAACAATAAAAAGTTTGCTCGTCACAATCCGGAAAACATTTATAAAAAATACATCAACAGACTTAGACGTATGCAGGATGATTATGACAGACAAACCAATCATGGTAACGACATGTATATGCAAATGATGTGGGAAGAAAAAATAAAATTAATGTTGACAGATTTAGAACAATATTCCCATCAGGAAATGGCGTGGAGGTAA
- a CDS encoding cyanophycinase gives MDKPKGKLIAIGGNEDKGTESEPNFEQKNNLNFFALQILSRICHEMGGKNARIEVITSASSIPVEVGENYVDAFGKLGCTNVNVIDIRNREDATNPKYIERIKKCDGVMMTGGNQLRLSTIFGGTEILEILHHRYQNENFVIAGTSAGAMAMSNTMIYQGSSSGALIKGEVKITTGLALMGDVIIDSHFDKRGRFGRLAQAVASNPSCIGIGLGEDTGVLLSEGHLLEIIGSGLVMLFDGHQIRHNNIADLQDGVPISIENLIVHVLTKGNCYDLKSRKFFSELVKEGKPV, from the coding sequence ATGGATAAACCAAAGGGAAAACTTATTGCCATTGGTGGCAATGAAGATAAAGGCACAGAGTCCGAACCTAACTTTGAACAGAAAAATAACTTAAACTTTTTTGCACTGCAAATTCTTAGTCGTATTTGCCACGAAATGGGTGGAAAAAATGCAAGAATAGAAGTCATTACCAGTGCCAGCAGTATTCCTGTAGAAGTTGGTGAAAATTATGTTGATGCATTCGGAAAATTAGGATGCACAAATGTTAATGTGATAGACATCCGCAACAGAGAAGATGCTACAAATCCCAAATACATTGAGCGTATAAAAAAATGCGATGGTGTAATGATGACTGGTGGAAATCAATTACGCCTCAGCACCATTTTCGGTGGAACAGAAATTCTTGAAATATTACACCATAGATATCAAAATGAAAATTTTGTAATTGCAGGTACCAGTGCCGGAGCAATGGCAATGAGTAATACTATGATTTATCAAGGAAGCAGTTCCGGGGCTCTAATAAAAGGCGAGGTGAAAATTACAACAGGGCTTGCATTGATGGGTGATGTTATCATAGATTCTCATTTTGACAAGCGTGGCCGTTTTGGTCGTTTGGCTCAGGCTGTTGCTAGCAATCCAAGTTGCATTGGCATAGGTCTTGGTGAAGATACAGGAGTGTTGCTCTCCGAAGGTCATTTACTTGAAATTATCGGTTCGGGATTGGTGATGCTTTTTGACGGTCATCAAATCCGTCATAACAACATTGCCGATTTACAAGATGGCGTTCCTATCAGTATTGAAAATCTGATTGTTCATGTACTCACAAAAGGTAATTGTTACGACTTAAAAAGCAGGAAGTTTTTTTCTGAATTGGTAAAAGAAGGTAAACCAGTATAG
- a CDS encoding DHA2 family efflux MFS transporter permease subunit — translation MTAPASYPTGFKRTVIVLTTISAAIMELIDTSIVNVGLTDISGSLGATIEDTSWLITAYAIANVIIIPLTGFLAKYFGRKNYYLTSIVIFTVASYLCGESNSLIELIAWRFIQGIGGGALLSTSQSILFDSFQPEKRAMASAMFGMGIVLGPTIGPTLGGYIIEHSSWPLIFFINIPFGIVAVLLTWMYIDRKPDEINIKRKEIHIDYTGILLLAIGVSSLQYVLERGQTEDWFNSSNIIYLSILSVFGIGFFIWHELRHPHPAIDLRIIQNRNLFASNVLTFVCGFGLFGSVFIFPVLVQRVMGYTAMEAGLGIVPSAITAIFMMPFIGKGISSGIRPIYFVMTGFVIFILHGYFSSMANLDSSRQWFIVPQILRGIGTSFLMVPLINQAVIGISPQKMPYAISLTNMLRQLGGSFGIAIMNTYVAQRAVIHRTDLVANLTANDLETTERLKQVAAFTMSKGYSPQQATQAGYQIIEGILTKQSYLKAYLDGFLLISVFLICAVPFIFLLDTKKQSAAALAKVAEEAH, via the coding sequence ATGACAGCGCCTGCTTCATACCCGACTGGGTTTAAAAGAACAGTCATTGTGCTGACAACTATTTCAGCAGCCATAATGGAGCTGATTGACACATCTATTGTTAATGTAGGCTTAACAGATATAAGTGGAAGTTTAGGTGCGACTATTGAAGATACTTCTTGGTTAATAACTGCTTATGCGATTGCAAATGTTATTATTATTCCCTTGACTGGTTTTTTAGCAAAGTATTTCGGAAGAAAAAATTATTATTTAACCAGCATTGTAATTTTTACAGTTGCTTCTTATCTCTGTGGGGAGTCGAACTCACTTATTGAATTAATAGCATGGCGTTTTATTCAAGGCATTGGTGGTGGTGCCTTGTTGTCAACATCGCAGAGTATTTTATTTGATTCCTTTCAACCTGAAAAACGTGCAATGGCATCTGCTATGTTTGGAATGGGAATTGTGCTTGGTCCAACAATAGGTCCTACACTTGGTGGTTATATCATAGAGCACTCAAGCTGGCCATTGATATTTTTTATAAACATCCCCTTTGGTATTGTCGCAGTGCTGCTCACCTGGATGTATATTGATCGCAAACCTGATGAGATAAACATCAAAAGGAAAGAGATACATATAGATTATACAGGAATATTGTTGTTAGCTATTGGAGTTAGCTCTTTGCAGTATGTTCTTGAACGAGGTCAGACGGAAGACTGGTTTAATAGCAGCAACATTATTTATCTGAGCATACTTTCTGTATTTGGAATAGGATTTTTTATCTGGCATGAACTGAGACATCCTCATCCAGCAATAGATTTAAGAATAATTCAAAATCGGAATTTATTTGCCAGTAATGTTCTCACCTTCGTTTGTGGCTTCGGACTTTTTGGTTCAGTATTTATTTTTCCTGTTCTTGTTCAACGAGTGATGGGTTACACTGCCATGGAAGCCGGATTAGGCATTGTCCCAAGTGCTATTACAGCAATTTTTATGATGCCTTTTATAGGCAAGGGTATAAGTAGTGGTATAAGACCTATATATTTTGTCATGACAGGGTTTGTGATTTTTATATTGCATGGCTACTTTTCATCAATGGCCAATCTTGATTCCTCACGCCAATGGTTTATTGTTCCTCAAATACTGCGGGGCATAGGTACTTCATTCCTCATGGTGCCTTTAATCAATCAGGCTGTCATTGGTATTTCTCCACAAAAAATGCCTTATGCAATTTCATTAACCAACATGTTGCGGCAGTTAGGCGGTTCGTTTGGGATTGCAATTATGAACACCTATGTTGCACAACGTGCTGTTATACATCGCACTGATTTGGTAGCTAATTTAACCGCTAATGACCTGGAAACTACTGAAAGACTAAAGCAGGTTGCAGCTTTTACAATGAGTAAAGGTTACTCTCCGCAACAAGCAACACAGGCAGGTTATCAAATTATTGAAGGCATATTAACAAAGCAAAGTTATCTTAAAGCATACTTAGATGGTTTTTTGCTGATTAGTGTTTTCTTGATTTGTGCTGTACCATTCATATTTCTTTTAGATACAAAAAAACAATCGGCAGCAGCATTGGCAAAAGTTGCTGAAGAGGCTCATTAA
- a CDS encoding ribonucleoside-diphosphate reductase subunit alpha, which yields MYVIKRDGKKESVKFDKITARIQKLCYGLDPHHVSSLNVAQRVIEGVYDGVTTSELDNLAAEVAATMTVKHPDYALLASRIAISNLHKNTKKSFSETMKDLYTYIDPKTGKQAPLLADDVWAVIEKNAELLDSTIIYDRDFGYDFFGFKTLEKSYLLKLNGKVVERPQHMLMRVSVGIHKEDIESAMETYNLMSERWFTHATPTLFNSGTPKPQLSSCFLLTMKGDSIDGIYDTLKQTALISQSAGGIGLSIHNVRATGSYIRGTNGTSNGIVPMLRVFNDTARYVDQGGGKRKGSFAIYLEPWHADIFEFLDLKKNHGKEELRARDLFYAMWIPDLFMKRVEAEGEWSLFCPNECPGLADTYGAAFEILYTKYENEGRQRKTIKARELWSAILESQVETGTPYMLYKDACNEKSNQKNLGTIKSSNLCTEIIEYTAPDEVAVCNLASIALPRFVNNGTFDHQKLFDITYVATKNLNKIIDINYYPVPEARNSNLRHRPIGLGVQGLADAFILLGYPFESEEARLLNREIFETIYYAALTASKDLAKINGPYSSYEGSPISKGEFQFDMWNVKPTDRWEWDVLREEILKHGVYNSLLLAPMPTASTSQILGNNECFEPYTSNIYTRRVLSGEFIVVNKHLLRDLVKLNLWNSEIKNKIVAANGSVQEIAEIPEQIKEVYKTVWEIKQRAVIDMAADRGAFIDQSQSLNLFIQDPNFAKLSSMHFYAWKKGLKTGMYYLRTKAATDAIKFTVEGHSNHNIVATTQISKEEVMAEISCSIDNKDDCLACGS from the coding sequence ATGTATGTAATTAAAAGAGATGGCAAGAAAGAGTCGGTAAAGTTCGACAAAATCACTGCACGAATTCAAAAACTTTGTTATGGACTTGATCCGCACCATGTAAGCTCACTCAACGTTGCACAACGTGTTATTGAAGGTGTTTATGATGGTGTTACAACTTCTGAACTTGACAATCTTGCTGCAGAGGTTGCTGCAACCATGACAGTGAAGCATCCGGACTACGCTTTGCTAGCATCGCGTATTGCTATTTCAAACCTGCATAAGAATACGAAGAAGTCTTTCAGCGAAACCATGAAAGATTTATACACCTACATTGATCCAAAAACAGGAAAACAAGCTCCATTACTTGCTGATGATGTTTGGGCTGTGATAGAAAAAAATGCAGAGTTACTAGATAGTACAATAATTTATGATCGTGACTTTGGATATGATTTTTTTGGTTTTAAAACATTGGAGAAATCTTATTTGCTGAAGCTCAATGGAAAAGTTGTTGAACGCCCCCAACACATGCTCATGCGTGTGAGTGTGGGTATTCATAAAGAAGACATTGAAAGTGCAATGGAAACCTACAACCTGATGAGTGAACGTTGGTTTACACATGCAACACCAACATTGTTTAATTCAGGTACACCAAAGCCACAACTTTCAAGCTGCTTTTTACTTACCATGAAAGGCGACAGTATAGATGGAATTTATGATACGCTAAAGCAAACTGCACTCATATCACAGAGTGCAGGAGGTATTGGTTTGAGCATACACAATGTGCGGGCAACAGGTTCTTACATCAGAGGTACAAACGGGACTTCAAATGGTATTGTTCCAATGCTGCGTGTTTTTAATGACACAGCACGTTATGTTGATCAGGGCGGTGGAAAAAGAAAAGGTTCTTTTGCAATTTACCTCGAGCCTTGGCATGCAGATATTTTTGAATTTCTTGATCTGAAAAAAAATCATGGTAAAGAAGAATTACGCGCACGTGATTTGTTCTACGCTATGTGGATACCTGATTTGTTTATGAAGCGTGTGGAGGCAGAAGGCGAGTGGAGTCTGTTTTGTCCAAATGAATGTCCCGGCCTTGCCGACACCTATGGAGCAGCATTTGAAATCCTTTATACAAAGTATGAAAATGAAGGCCGTCAGCGCAAGACAATAAAAGCGCGTGAGTTGTGGAGTGCTATTCTTGAATCGCAAGTAGAGACCGGTACACCATACATGTTGTATAAAGATGCCTGTAATGAAAAGAGCAATCAGAAGAATCTGGGGACAATAAAAAGTTCTAACCTATGTACAGAAATAATTGAATACACAGCACCGGATGAAGTGGCGGTTTGTAATCTGGCATCAATTGCTTTACCTCGTTTTGTAAACAACGGTACATTTGATCATCAGAAGTTATTTGACATAACATATGTTGCTACAAAAAATCTGAATAAGATTATTGACATAAATTATTATCCTGTTCCTGAAGCGCGCAACAGCAATCTTCGCCATAGACCTATAGGCCTGGGTGTGCAAGGTCTTGCTGATGCGTTTATTTTATTGGGTTACCCTTTTGAGAGTGAAGAAGCACGTTTGCTGAATCGCGAAATATTTGAGACAATATACTATGCAGCTTTAACTGCATCGAAAGATCTTGCAAAAATTAATGGACCTTACAGCAGCTATGAAGGCTCTCCAATTTCAAAAGGCGAGTTTCAGTTTGATATGTGGAATGTAAAACCAACAGACCGCTGGGAATGGGATGTGCTGCGCGAAGAAATCCTAAAACATGGTGTTTATAATAGTCTACTTTTAGCCCCAATGCCAACAGCAAGCACTTCGCAAATTCTTGGCAACAATGAATGTTTTGAACCCTACACCAGCAATATTTATACCCGTAGGGTGTTAAGTGGTGAGTTTATTGTTGTTAACAAACATTTGCTCCGCGATTTGGTAAAGTTGAATCTGTGGAATAGCGAAATAAAAAATAAAATTGTTGCAGCCAATGGCTCTGTTCAGGAAATTGCGGAAATACCGGAACAGATAAAAGAAGTTTACAAAACGGTTTGGGAAATAAAGCAGCGAGCAGTAATTGATATGGCTGCCGATCGTGGTGCATTTATTGATCAAAGTCAATCATTAAATCTTTTTATACAAGACCCAAACTTCGCCAAACTTAGCAGTATGCATTTTTATGCCTGGAAAAAAGGATTGAAAACAGGCATGTACTATCTGCGGACTAAAGCAGCTACTGATGCAATTAAATTTACAGTAGAAGGACACAGCAATCATAATATTGTGGCTACTACACAAATAAGTAAGGAAGAGGTTATGGCAGAAATAAGTTGCAGTATTGATAATAAGGATGACTGTTTGGCTTGCGGATCTTAA
- a CDS encoding ribonucleoside-diphosphate reductase small subunit, producing MQEELLLRENKERFVLLPINYPKVWEMYKKHEQSFWTAEEIDLHPDLVDWENKLNDDERHFIKHVLAFFAASDGIVNENLAVNFMSEVQIPEARCFYGFQIMMENIHSETYSLLIDAYIKDPKEKHYLFNAIETVPCVKKKADWALRWIQNGSFAERLVAFAAVEGIFFSGSFCSIFWLKKRGLMPGLTFSNELISRDEGLHCDFACLLYSMLQNKMTQEQVHTIIKDAVNCEHEFVTDALPVSLIGMNAKLMCQYIEFVADRLLVSLGYSKIYNAANPFDFMEMISLQGKTNFFEKRVGEYKKAGVAQSQESQKIRFDEDF from the coding sequence ATGCAAGAAGAACTACTTTTAAGAGAAAACAAAGAACGCTTTGTACTGTTGCCAATCAACTACCCAAAGGTTTGGGAGATGTACAAAAAGCATGAACAAAGTTTTTGGACAGCAGAAGAGATTGACCTTCACCCTGATTTGGTTGACTGGGAAAATAAACTCAATGATGATGAGCGTCATTTTATAAAACATGTGCTGGCATTTTTTGCAGCAAGCGATGGAATTGTAAACGAAAACCTTGCAGTAAATTTTATGAGTGAGGTTCAGATTCCGGAAGCACGGTGCTTCTATGGATTTCAAATAATGATGGAGAATATTCACTCAGAAACCTATTCATTATTGATAGATGCCTATATAAAAGATCCTAAAGAGAAACATTATTTATTTAATGCCATAGAAACTGTGCCTTGCGTAAAGAAAAAAGCTGACTGGGCATTACGTTGGATTCAAAATGGAAGCTTTGCCGAAAGGTTAGTGGCATTTGCTGCTGTAGAAGGAATTTTCTTCTCTGGTAGTTTTTGTTCTATTTTCTGGTTGAAGAAAAGAGGATTAATGCCGGGGCTTACATTCTCCAATGAATTGATTTCGCGTGATGAAGGTCTGCATTGTGATTTTGCATGCTTATTATATAGTATGCTTCAAAACAAAATGACACAGGAGCAAGTGCACACTATAATTAAGGATGCGGTAAACTGCGAGCATGAGTTTGTTACTGATGCATTGCCTGTTTCACTTATTGGTATGAATGCCAAACTGATGTGTCAGTATATTGAATTTGTGGCTGACAGGCTGTTGGTGTCTTTAGGCTATTCAAAAATTTACAATGCTGCCAATCCTTTCGATTTTATGGAAATGATATCATTACAAGGTAAAACCAACTTTTTTGAGAAGCGTGTAGGCGAATATAAAAAGGCAGGAGTGGCTCAGTCACAGGAGTCTCAGAAAATCAGATTTGACGAAGACTTTTAA
- a CDS encoding MarR family transcriptional regulator: MAGKKKNITHNARFNIGRLISIYKRAFDEWAIAGLAERGYPLFKISHFAVLMNINENGKTNKEIAAAAKVSKQAMSRFVNELKGMKLIEVTKHPDDNRSALLKLTAKGRAMVNETKDVMTQLESYYENAIGKKAFLNYKETTAKLINLHWPEFDPYH; encoded by the coding sequence ATGGCAGGAAAGAAAAAAAATATTACCCACAATGCTAGGTTTAACATAGGACGTTTAATTTCTATATACAAACGTGCATTTGACGAATGGGCTATTGCAGGTCTTGCAGAACGTGGATATCCATTGTTTAAGATATCACATTTTGCTGTGTTAATGAATATTAATGAAAATGGTAAGACAAACAAAGAAATTGCTGCTGCCGCCAAAGTCAGCAAACAAGCCATGAGTAGATTTGTAAATGAACTAAAAGGCATGAAACTTATTGAGGTTACAAAACATCCTGATGACAACCGCAGCGCCTTACTCAAACTTACTGCTAAAGGCCGTGCAATGGTAAATGAAACAAAAGACGTAATGACACAATTGGAGTCATATTATGAAAATGCTATCGGTAAAAAAGCATTTTTAAATTACAAAGAAACTACTGCCAAGCTTATTAATCTTCATTGGCCGGAATTTGACCCATACCATTAA
- a CDS encoding TolC family protein encodes MLNRKTILIVLVGLMPTIVRAQLSINSDLKTLIQKSISYFPKLKETELSFQSGKEKLEIAKSAYYPNVLLNAGYNYIDPVSSVSFPVAPGVTEAMQFQPYNNYTATAGFTYPVIDFGRAWFYVKKSNEELEQSKLNIELSKSQLAAQVSSVYYSMTYLTKAVAVEDTVLLAMQSYQNVIASRLRNGDALILDSITTGSAISEEKNRKLSLQNLLAKQIALLQYTTNETTIILPEKFDFPQWYSDTDTTSQIESNFEYKIIGSKLKAQQFDIKMNRSNLFPVVSVNAAMGYRNGYQPDIEKMIFGTQAGLSITAPIFYGKKARNSISLSKLYLKQLEQSQENVKNTFKRDLSNALSDISTLDAQIVNSSQQVVQSRAAVELAQSRYRNGLSTYTDVLNALANRQRAELSKLNLEYQLCLARIELAKITGVVYYE; translated from the coding sequence ATGTTGAATAGGAAAACAATTTTGATAGTTCTGGTTGGTTTAATGCCAACAATTGTGAGAGCTCAGCTAAGCATTAACAGCGATTTAAAAACATTGATTCAAAAATCAATTTCATATTTCCCTAAGTTGAAGGAAACAGAGTTGAGTTTTCAGTCAGGTAAAGAAAAATTAGAAATTGCCAAGTCGGCATATTACCCAAATGTTTTGCTCAATGCAGGGTATAATTACATTGATCCTGTAAGTAGTGTTTCTTTTCCAGTTGCTCCGGGTGTTACCGAAGCTATGCAGTTTCAGCCATACAATAATTATACAGCAACAGCAGGATTTACTTATCCGGTGATTGATTTTGGACGAGCCTGGTTTTATGTAAAAAAATCAAATGAGGAATTGGAGCAGAGTAAATTGAATATAGAACTTAGCAAGTCGCAACTTGCTGCACAGGTTTCTTCGGTTTATTACAGTATGACTTATCTTACAAAGGCGGTTGCAGTTGAAGATACTGTGTTGCTTGCTATGCAATCATATCAGAATGTTATTGCCAGTAGATTAAGAAATGGGGATGCCTTAATTCTCGACTCAATAACCACCGGTAGTGCCATTAGCGAAGAAAAAAACAGAAAGTTGTCACTTCAGAATTTGTTGGCAAAACAAATTGCGCTTTTGCAATACACAACTAATGAAACAACGATCATTTTGCCGGAGAAATTTGATTTTCCACAATGGTATAGTGATACAGATACTACCAGTCAAATTGAATCGAATTTTGAATACAAAATAATTGGCAGTAAACTTAAAGCACAACAGTTTGATATAAAAATGAACCGGTCAAACCTTTTTCCTGTTGTTAGTGTTAATGCAGCCATGGGTTATAGAAACGGTTATCAACCGGACATTGAAAAAATGATTTTTGGCACACAAGCAGGGCTAAGCATTACTGCACCAATATTTTATGGTAAGAAAGCCCGCAACAGCATAAGTCTCTCAAAACTATATTTAAAACAATTGGAACAGTCGCAGGAGAATGTAAAGAATACTTTTAAGAGAGATTTAAGCAATGCTTTGAGTGATATTTCAACACTTGATGCACAGATTGTAAATTCATCTCAGCAGGTTGTTCAATCGCGTGCAGCAGTTGAATTGGCTCAATCGCGATATAGGAATGGATTGTCAACCTACACAGATGTTTTGAATGCCTTAGCCAATAGACAGCGTGCAGAGCTATCTAAGTTGAATCTCGAATATCAACTTTGTTTGGCGCGAATAGAGTTAGCTAAAATTACAGGAGTTGTTTACTATGAGTAG
- a CDS encoding HlyD family secretion protein, whose amino-acid sequence MESQEQDKKKISPLFIIAIVVIAVAVFLGIKNLIHNLRYDITDNAQIEAAGIPVISRISGYVDSLNVSDFSQVKVGTPLLSIDSREFVLAVQQAEADVQSAEAELLNAEAGKKNAEAALNVAETNKDLQKIKTDKAMSDYNRDSALFSDGSITQKQIDDSRINMEAMQKALDVTSDQIKVAMAQQATAQALVKRADALKETRKAMLDQAKLKLSYCSISAPASGKIGKCNISTGQFLQAGQTLFTIVNNEKFWVIANFKETQLKSLKEGGEANLIVDGFPDEKITGRITSLSEATGARFALLPPDNATGNFVKVTQRVPVKIEIENFNEYKNLLRAGMSVTVEVKK is encoded by the coding sequence ATGGAATCTCAGGAACAGGATAAAAAGAAAATCAGTCCTTTATTTATCATTGCTATTGTCGTTATAGCCGTTGCAGTTTTTTTAGGTATTAAAAATCTTATTCATAACCTCAGGTATGATATTACAGACAATGCACAGATAGAAGCTGCCGGTATTCCTGTCATCAGTCGTATCAGTGGCTACGTTGACAGCCTCAATGTTTCAGACTTCAGTCAGGTTAAAGTTGGTACACCATTATTAAGTATTGATTCAAGAGAATTTGTTTTGGCAGTTCAACAAGCTGAAGCAGACGTTCAAAGTGCTGAAGCAGAACTGTTGAATGCAGAAGCAGGCAAAAAAAATGCTGAGGCTGCTCTGAATGTGGCAGAAACCAACAAAGACTTACAAAAGATTAAAACAGATAAAGCCATGTCTGACTATAATCGTGATAGTGCATTGTTTAGTGATGGAAGCATTACACAAAAGCAAATAGATGACAGTAGGATTAATATGGAAGCAATGCAAAAGGCTTTAGATGTAACATCCGATCAGATTAAAGTGGCAATGGCCCAGCAAGCTACTGCACAGGCACTGGTAAAACGTGCCGATGCGCTTAAAGAAACAAGAAAAGCAATGTTGGATCAGGCGAAACTCAAACTTTCTTATTGTAGTATTTCAGCGCCCGCATCAGGTAAAATAGGTAAATGCAATATCAGTACAGGTCAGTTTTTACAAGCAGGTCAAACGTTGTTCACCATTGTTAACAATGAAAAATTTTGGGTGATTGCCAATTTTAAAGAAACACAGCTCAAAAGTTTAAAAGAAGGTGGTGAGGCCAATCTTATAGTTGATGGATTTCCTGATGAAAAAATTACCGGTCGGATAACATCATTAAGCGAAGCTACCGGAGCACGTTTTGCTTTGTTGCCACCGGATAATGCTACAGGAAATTTTGTGAAAGTAACACAACGTGTACCAGTAAAAATTGAAATAGAAAATTTTAATGAATACAAAAACCTGCTTCGTGCAGGAATGAGTGTTACTGTTGAAGTGAAAAAATGA